In the genome of Chrysemys picta bellii isolate R12L10 chromosome 17, ASM1138683v2, whole genome shotgun sequence, one region contains:
- the LOC101950846 gene encoding uncharacterized protein LOC101950846 produces the protein MARALQEGSRVQPTAALPGDPGILLGGPVAVPPPVCPGSLALPPRLNCGLCPDGPAPCSLYRCIRGPEPPRRWDAPQAGRTRGSVAHGELQPVQDEGPNREWPPTEPAPEGAVSNGRLPGEPLDPEHALGAQLRRMGDAFHQAHERQWRERQRQGALWARFYHFISQLLGALYNMPVDVMPELQPN, from the exons ATGGCCAGAGCACTGCAGGAGGGGAGCCGCGTTCAGCCGACAGCCGCCCTGCCAggggacccaggcatcctgctGGGGGGGCCggtggccgtgccgccccccgTCTGCCCGGGCAGCCTCGCCCTGCCACCCCGGCTGAACTGCGGCCTGTGCCCGGacggccccgctccctgctcgcTCTACCGCTGCAtccgggggccagagcccccCCGGCGCTGGGACGCCCCCCAAGCTGGCAGGACCAGGGGCAGCGTGGCACATG GAGAGCTCCAGCCCGTGCAGGATGAGGGGCCCAACAGGGAGTGGCCCCCCACAGAGCCAGCCCCAGAGGGCGCAGTGTCCAACGGCCGCCTCCCCGGGGAGCCCCTGGACCCGGAGCATGCGCTGGGGGCCCAGCTACGGCGCATGGGCGACGCCTTCCACCAGGCCCACGAGAGGCAG TGGCGGGAGCGGCAGCGACAGGGAGCGCTCTGGGCCCGTTTCTACCACTTCATCTCTCAGCTGCTGGGTGCCCTCTACAACATGCCCGTGGACGTGatgccagagctgcagcccaaCTAG